In the Alligator mississippiensis isolate rAllMis1 chromosome 7, rAllMis1, whole genome shotgun sequence genome, one interval contains:
- the CEP19 gene encoding centrosomal protein of 19 kDa, producing MTCTAKKCGIHFQPPSIILIYEDQNQEKTRKRIMPIRNFSKFSDCSRAAEQLKNNPRHKAYLESVSLRQLQKLYSLLKGHLKGQSLAQSLEQVQREEAIDPEEDMNKLDDKELAKRKSIMDELFEKNRKKKDDPDFVYNVEVVFPQDEQVESCGWDAESDEGF from the exons ATGACCTGCACAGCAAAGAAATGCGGCATCCACTTTCAGCCCCCATCCATTATCCTCATCTACGAAGACCAGAACCAGGAGAAAACTCGCAAGCGCATCATGCCAATCCGAAACTTCTCCAAGTTCTCAG ATTGCAGCAGAGCTGCAGAACAACTGAAGAATAACCCTCGGCATAAGGCCTACCTGGAAAGTGTCTCATTGCGGCAGCTGCAGAAATTATACAGTTTGCTGAAAGGACACTTGAAGGGACAGAGTTTGGCCCAGAGTTTAGAACAGGTTCAGAGGGAAGAAGCCATTGACCCAGAAGAGGACATGAACAAGCTGGATGACAAGGAGCTGGCCAAAAGGAAAAGCATCATGGATGAGCTGTTTGAAAAGAATAGGAAGAAGAAGGATGACCCAGATTTCGTCTACAATGTTGAGGTTGTGTTCCCACAGGATGAACAGGTGGAATCCTGTGGCTGGGACGCAGAGTCAGATGAAGGGTTCTGA